In Fibrobacter sp. UWR2, the sequence AAAAGTGCCTGGTGTCCCAGGTGGCACCCGTCAAAATTGCCCATCGTCACGGCTCTTTTCTGTTTCTCGTTCACCGACATTCGTTCCCTACCTTGTCATCCCCGCGAAGGCGGGGATCTTCCTTACTCATCTTCCCCTAGATATATCTTCGGGCAGATGCGGCCCGGTTCGTAGCGGCACACGCTCAGCACGTTGCCATTTGCATCGGCGGCGAACACGAGCCTTTCGCAGTCGTCGCCACGGCCCTGCTGTTTTTCGGCACCTTCCACGGGCTCGCGCCACAGGACCCAATTGCCCTTGCGGATAACTGCCATCTGGTCCTCATCGAGTTTCACGACCGGAAAATCAAGCACCTGCTCCACAGATTTCAAGTGTTCGCGGGTCAAGTCTTCCCCGCGCACAGCGGATTCCACGGAGACCTTCCCGATGCGGTGGCGGCGAATCTGCGAGACGCACCCGCAGGTCCCGAGCGCATGCGCAATGTCGCGCCCGAGCGCACGCACGTAGGTTCCCTTGCTGCACACGCACTCGATATCGAATGTCGCGAATTCCTTGCCAGAGCAGCCTTCAGTCTTATCGCCCTCGCCCACGACCTTGAGCGATTCAATGTGGATGCGGCGCGGCTTCATCTCGAAATCCTTCCCGCGCTCGGCCCAGTCGCTCGCGCGACGGCCGTCAATCTTCACCGCGCAATAGCGTGGCGGAACCTGGTCGATGTCACCCGTAAACTGCGGGAGAATTGCCTCAAGGGCGGCGCGATTTATTACGAGCGCGTTCCCCTGCTCCACGACATCCCCATCCCATTCGAGCGTGTCGGTCTCGTAACCTAGATGCAGGCGGAACGTGTAGCACTTGTCCTTCGCCTCCACGTAAGGCAACAGGCGTGTCGCACGCCCGGTGGCAGCGATAATCAGGCCCGACGCACGCAGGTCGAGCGTCCCGGCATGCCCCACACGCTTAGTAGAAAAGACCCTTTTCAACGGGAAAAGGGCCTTGAACGATGTTTCGCCAGCAACTTTGTCCAGCAGGATGAATCCCGAGGGAGCCAACTAGAGTTCCCCTTTCTGCTTCAGTTCGGCGAGGATTTCCTCGATGTGCATAGCGTGTTCCAGATTTTCATCCAGCACGAAGTTCAGTTCGGGAATCTTGCGAATCTTGAGCGCCTTGCCAAGAACCCCACGGATATAGCCTGCGGAATTGTTGAGGCCAATCAGGGAATCGCGCTTTTCCTTGTCCGAACCCATCACGGACACGAGCACCTTCGCATAGCTCAGGTCTTCAGTAATCGTCACGCGCGTAATGCTCGAAAGGCTGCTCACGCGAGGATCCTTAAGCCCCTTCTGCAGGAGCTTGCCGATCTCTTCGCGGAACTGTTCGCCCAGTCTGTCTGTCCTACGACTCATTCGACTCCTCGGCAGACTTCTTCGCCTTTTCCTCAGCTTCTTCGCGAGCCACATCCTTCAGGGTACGGGCAACCTTGACTTCCTTGAAGAAGATAAGGCTGTCGCCTTCCTTGATATCGTCGTAGCCCTTGAGACCGATACCACATTCGAAGCCGCGTACAACGGACTTCACGTCGTCCTTCATGCGCTTCAAGGACTGGA encodes:
- the truB gene encoding tRNA pseudouridine(55) synthase TruB translates to MAPSGFILLDKVAGETSFKALFPLKRVFSTKRVGHAGTLDLRASGLIIAATGRATRLLPYVEAKDKCYTFRLHLGYETDTLEWDGDVVEQGNALVINRAALEAILPQFTGDIDQVPPRYCAVKIDGRRASDWAERGKDFEMKPRRIHIESLKVVGEGDKTEGCSGKEFATFDIECVCSKGTYVRALGRDIAHALGTCGCVSQIRRHRIGKVSVESAVRGEDLTREHLKSVEQVLDFPVVKLDEDQMAVIRKGNWVLWREPVEGAEKQQGRGDDCERLVFAADANGNVLSVCRYEPGRICPKIYLGEDE
- the rbfA gene encoding 30S ribosome-binding factor RbfA, translating into MSRRTDRLGEQFREEIGKLLQKGLKDPRVSSLSSITRVTITEDLSYAKVLVSVMGSDKEKRDSLIGLNNSAGYIRGVLGKALKIRKIPELNFVLDENLEHAMHIEEILAELKQKGEL